One Denticeps clupeoides chromosome 10, fDenClu1.1, whole genome shotgun sequence genomic window carries:
- the selenok gene encoding selenoprotein K produces MVYVSNGQVLDNRTQSPWRLSFLTDLFWGAVEFIALFFQTIVQPDMSKEGNGGSSSRFSDGRGPPGFPGGRRRMGRINHGGGPSAPPMGGGGUGR; encoded by the exons ATGGTGTACGTGTCCAACG GCCAGGTCCTGGACAACAGGACTCAGTCTCCATGGAGATTATCTTTCCTTACTGACCTCTTTTGGGGTGCAGTTGAATTCATTGCTTTGTT CTTTCAGACAATCGTTCAGCCAGACATGTCAAAGGAAGGAAATGGTGGTTCGTCTTCTCGTTTCAGTGATGGTAGAGG CCCACCTGGTTTTCCAGGTGGCCGAAGACGGATGGGAAGGATAAACCATGGTGGGGGTCCGAGTGCTCCTCCCATGGGTGGGGGTGGATGAGGAAGGTAA
- the actr8 gene encoding actin-related protein 8, which produces MTQAEKEQENGKEKEREKEKEKEQRGVKRPIAPPFIPEPLQEQIQGNFIVVIHPGSRTLRIGRATDTLPLTVPHVIARRRKQPCQTPFEDPCLLREGLNKPESNEQRQNGLKMVDQAIWSKKMSNGARRTPVSAEQARSYNRQIRPTILDPVSRIKWTNTSHQPDYLVGEEALYVNPSDVFNVHWPISRGQLNLHDGPGGSLTSVIADLEAIWCHTIQKLLEIPLKDLKYYRCILLIPDIYNRQHVKEMVNMLLINIGFSAIVVHQESVCATYGSGLSCACVVDVGDQKTSVSCVEDGVSHRSSRLRLAYGGSDVTRCFFWLLQRTGFPYRECQLTSRIDCMLLQQLKETFCHLNQDISGLQDHEFRTRFPESPTLLYQIRLGDEKLQAPMALFYPTTFGIVGQKMTSLQHRAPGDPEDPHDEHYLLSTQSKQDQSSKATLEKKAVTKNPGFEVESGPSGESSERSSHTQEVELGHAQGECLVGATDMDDLPSALLSRRTTMTQFEGKALGLDKAILHSIDSCASDETKRKMYCSILVVGGGLLFPCAQEFLQHRILNKMPPSFRRVVENVEVITRPKDMDPQLLAWKGGAVLACLDTTQEMWIHLREWQRFGVRMLRERAAFVW; this is translated from the exons ATGACCCAAGCAGAGAAAGAGCAAGAGAATGGGAAGGAGAAGGAGcgggagaaggagaaagaaaaagaacaacgTGGCGTTAAAAGACCCATCGCACCCCCTTTTATCCCCGAGCCTTTGCAAGAG CAAATTCAGGGCAACTTCATTGTCGTCATACATCCGGGGTCGAGGACGCTCAGGATTGGCCGGGCAACGGACACGTTGCCTTTGACTGTACCGCATGTCATTGCCCGCAGACGCAAGCAGCCCTGTCAGACACCGTTTGAAGACCCATGTCTTCTCAGGGAAGGACTGAAT AAACCAGAGAGTAATGAGCAGAGACAGAATGGCCTTAAAATGGTGGACCAGGCAATATGGTCAAAGAAAATGTCCAATGGAGCAAGGAGGACCCCAGTGTCTGCCGAAcag GCAAGGTCATACAACAGGCAGATACGGCCGACCATCCTGGACCCAGTATCCAGAAtaaagtggaccaacacaagtCACCAGCCTGATTATCTGGTGGGAGAAGAG GCTCTGTATGTGAACCCATCAGATGTCTTTAATGTCcactggccaatcagcagaGGTCAGCTCAATCTTCATGATGGCCCAGGGGGGTCATTGACATCTGTGATTGCAGACTTGGAAGCCATTTGGTGCCATACCATTCAGAAGCTCCTGGAAATCCCCCTGAAAGACCTAAAG tATTACAGATGCATATTGTTAATTCCAGACATCTATAACAGACAACATGTGAAAGAGATGGTCAACATGTTGCTGATAAATATTGGATTCTCAG CGATCGTGGTCCATCAGGAGTCGGTGTGCGCCACATACGGCAGTGGGCTGAGCTGTGCGTGCGTGGTGGACGTGGGTGATCAGAAAACCAGTGTGAGCTGCGTGGAGGATGGCGTTTCTCATCGCAGCTCTAG GTTGCGTCTGGCATATGGAGGTTCAGATGTGACTCGGTGCTTCTTCTGGTTGCTTCAGCGAACTGGCTTTCCCTATAGGGAGTGTCAGCTGACCAGCAGAATCGACTGCATGCTGCTCCAGCAGCTTAAAGAAACCTTCTGTCACCTCAACCAG gACATTTCTGGTCTGCAGGACCACGAGTTTCGCACACGTTTCCCAGAATCCCCAACGCTTCTTTACCAGATTCGACTTGGGGATGAAAAACTGCAG GCCCCGATGGCTTTATTCTACCCCACTACCTTTGGCATTGTGGGCCAGAAGATGACATCACTGCAGCATCGGGCTCCGGGTGACCCGGAGGATCCTCATGATGAACACTACCTACTGTCCACTCAGAGTAAACAAGACCAG TCCTCTAAAGCCACCTTAGAGAAGAAGGCTGTGACCAAAAACCCTGGGTTTGAAGTTGAGAGTGGCCCAAGTGGCGAGTCCTCAGAGAGAAGCAGCCATACTCAGGAAGTGGAGCTTGGCCACGCCCAGGGAGAGTGTCTGGTGGGTGCGACAGACATGGATGATCTGCCCTCGGCTCTCCTGTCCAGGAGGACGACCATGACCCAGTTTGAGGGGAAAGCGTTGGGGCTGGACAAAGCCATTCTACACAGCATTGACAGCTGTG CATCGGACGAGACGAAGCGGAAGATGTACTGCTCAATCCTGGTGGTGGGAGGGGGACTCCTCTTTCCTTGCGCTCAAGAGTTCCTACAGCACAGGATTCTCAACAAGATGCCACCATCCTTCCGTAGAGTGGTGGAGAATGTGGAGGTCATCACACGCCCAAAG GATATGGATCCACAGCTGTTAGCCTGGAAGGGTGGTGCGGTACTGGCCTGTCTGGACACCACACAAGAGATGTGGATCCACCTGAGGGAGTGGCAGCGCTTCGGTGTGCGTATGCTCCGGGAGAGAGCCGCCTTTGTTTGGTAA
- the parapinopsina gene encoding parapinopsin a — MNMAIMPRSGYSLFAAILGVFSVAGILLNALVIIVTLRHKQLRQPLNYALVNLAVADLGCAALGGVPTVVTTAMGYFSLGRIGCVLEAFAVAFFGIAALCSVAVIALDRYVVVCRPLGTVTFQTKHAMAGVAASWVWSFIWNTPPLFGWGGYELEGVQTSCGPDWYSRDLGTRSFIICYFLFCFAIPFSTIVVSYTSLLHKLRQVVKLQMAEGGTTAKAEVQVSRMVVVMVLAFLLTWLPYASFALSVVIIPDLYINPVIAAVPMYLTKCSTVFNPIIYIFMNRQFRDCTMPYLCCGRNPWASERESSEAEETAVTMVSKINKISPSKDAP, encoded by the exons ATGAACATGGCCATCATGCCTCGCAGCGGTTACAGCTTGTTTGCTGCGATCCTGGGGGTCTTCTCGGTGGCTGGAATCTTGCTGAACGCGTTGGTGATAATCGTGACACTGAGACACAAGCAGCTGCGCCAGCCTCTGAACTACGCCCTGGTGAACCTCGCAGTGGCCGACCTGGGATGCGCCGCGCTGGGTGGGGTTCCCACCGTCGTCACCACCGCGATGGGCTACTTCAGCCTCGGAAGAATCGGCTGCGTGTTGGAGGCATTTGCTGTGGCTTTCTTTG GTATTGCCGCCTTGTGCTCGGTAGCAGTTATCGCTCTTGACCGCTACGTCGTGGTCTGCAGGCCACTGGGAACTGTCACCTTCCAGACGAAGCACGCGATGGCTGGAGTGGCGGCCTCCTGGGTGTGGTCCTTCATCTGGAATACTCCACCTCTGTTCGGGTGGGGCGGCTACGAGTTAGAGGGGGTGCAGACGTCCTGCGGTCCGGACTGGTACAGCCGGGACCTGGGAACAAGGTCTTTCATCATTTGCTATTTCCTGTTTTGCTTCGCCATCCCTTTCTCCACCATCGTTGTGTCTTACACGAGTCTTCTTCACAAACTGCGGCAG GTGGTGAAACTTCAAATGGCCGAAGGAGGGACCACCGCCAAAGCCGAAGTCCAGGTGTCCCGCATGGTGGTTGTCATGGTGCTGGCCTTTTTGCTCACCTGGCTGCCTTACGCCTCCTTTGCCCTGTCAGTGGTCATCATCCCGGATTTATACATCAACCCCGTCATCGCTGCTGTGCCCATGTACCTGACAAAATGCAGCACAGTGTTCAACCCCatcatctacatcttcatgaaCAGACAG ttcaGGGACTGCACCATGCCTTACCTCTGCTGCGGCAGAAACCCGTGGGCTTCAGAAAGGGAATCATCTGAAGCGGAGGAGACTGCAGTCACCATGGTCAGCAAGATCAACAAGATCTCACCATCCAAAGACGCTCCTTAG